A genomic stretch from Bacteroidota bacterium includes:
- a CDS encoding T9SS type A sorting domain-containing protein encodes MQYPTYKFYWTFTATLFLIFSTSVANFAFAQRGGEAAPTVSEKGPKPALAQIVDIYAGGSYGLALSSNGEVFQWGRTDCSFPYETFDSFPIKIDFPAGVTITQIAAGGDHRLALDSDGTIWSWGCNNRGQLGIGSVDDFAYRPFPQPVGPPADYISAGSSQSFGINQDGILFAWGWNHDGQLGFPHPSPYSDQASPFQVNFLPTAEVASGFDFSLFRTTDNRLYSVGEGRDGALGLGDYSDREGNPTPVNLSQVSAIAAGSGHSAAIRGGEVYVWGNNFAIGGSPLDGHTLRPIERGGFRNAVQVEASTRATFVRVQDPSSFYQVYAIGSHRNGETGLGLLSGYSNTFAPLTIPSSEDVIDISANGDMGLALTEDGKVYCWGGNRYFSCSQPGGPVSTPAEILGFTSTGGPPVSFFSEALGSEPPVHLEVTNYPNPFVHQTRFSVTVPESGSFTLEVFDVSGRKVSTVLDGILEEGEHSVALNIPSLPAGIYFYRYVYGDSVGQGKVIKTH; translated from the coding sequence ATGCAATACCCTACGTACAAGTTTTACTGGACTTTTACAGCGACACTTTTTCTCATTTTTTCGACCTCAGTTGCTAACTTCGCGTTCGCTCAGCGCGGAGGGGAAGCAGCTCCAACCGTTTCAGAGAAGGGACCCAAGCCCGCACTAGCGCAGATTGTCGACATCTATGCCGGGGGTAGCTATGGGCTTGCTCTATCGAGCAACGGCGAGGTTTTTCAGTGGGGCAGAACGGATTGTTCCTTTCCATATGAGACTTTCGACAGCTTCCCTATCAAAATCGACTTTCCTGCTGGAGTAACCATAACACAAATTGCCGCAGGAGGCGACCATCGCCTTGCCCTGGACTCAGACGGCACCATATGGAGTTGGGGATGCAACAACAGAGGGCAGCTAGGGATAGGCTCGGTGGACGATTTTGCCTACAGACCTTTTCCCCAACCCGTTGGACCACCGGCTGACTACATTTCCGCTGGAAGCAGCCAGAGTTTTGGCATTAATCAGGACGGTATTCTTTTTGCCTGGGGCTGGAATCACGACGGGCAACTTGGGTTTCCACACCCATCTCCTTACTCAGACCAGGCATCTCCCTTTCAGGTCAATTTTCTACCCACAGCGGAAGTCGCTTCGGGGTTTGATTTTTCCTTGTTCAGGACGACCGACAATCGTCTGTACAGCGTAGGTGAAGGTAGAGATGGAGCCCTCGGTCTTGGTGACTATAGTGATAGGGAGGGCAATCCCACACCTGTAAACCTTTCTCAGGTTAGCGCCATTGCGGCTGGGTCTGGTCACTCTGCCGCCATCAGAGGAGGGGAGGTGTACGTCTGGGGCAACAATTTTGCTATCGGCGGAAGCCCATTGGACGGTCACACCTTGCGACCTATCGAACGCGGAGGATTCAGGAATGCTGTTCAGGTGGAGGCCAGCACAAGAGCTACATTCGTCCGAGTTCAAGATCCTTCTAGCTTTTATCAGGTCTATGCGATTGGGAGCCACAGAAACGGGGAGACTGGGCTAGGCCTTTTGAGTGGCTATAGCAATACGTTTGCCCCCCTAACCATCCCCTCCAGTGAGGATGTAATTGATATTTCTGCTAATGGCGATATGGGTCTGGCACTTACCGAAGACGGAAAAGTCTACTGCTGGGGTGGTAATAGATATTTCTCGTGCTCTCAACCGGGTGGTCCTGTATCCACTCCTGCGGAGATACTCGGATTCACTTCCACAGGAGGCCCCCCTGTTTCTTTCTTTTCGGAAGCTCTCGGCTCTGAGCCACCGGTACACCTTGAGGTTACAAACTACCCCAACCCATTTGTTCACCAGACTCGATTCAGCGTGACAGTTCCGGAGAGCGGTTCGTTCACCCTGGAGGTATTTGATGTGTCCGGTAGGAAGGTTAGTACGGTGTTGGACGGGATTCTAGAGGAGGGCGAACATAGCGTTGCTCTTAACATCCCTAGCCTTCCTGCAGGGATATACTTCTATCGCTACGTCTATGGAGATAGCGTTGGACAAGGGAAGGTGATCAAGACACACTAA
- a CDS encoding TonB-dependent receptor encodes MVALSRCLALTALAALSLLIAHPAFAQEQERLRSFSGTVLDAGTGAALPGVNVILDAERGLGGATDRDGRFAISGLPPEAFIVRFSYIGYEADSMRIDLQQESVRARVTLDAVAEIIAEVIVEGETELLEQGAQAISILDADALEDARGQTIGETIGALPGVTTLSTGPSIVKPVVRGLHSDRLVILNNGVRHESQQWGAEHAPEIDPFSPDRIEVIRGAAGVEHGVGAIGGVVRLEEAPLPTQVGEVSGQLSLHSFSNSRQGVGSLEMEGAPLPGLGVRVQGSLRRAGDAHTPDYVLGNTAFFERGANATVGLERERWGVEAHGSVFATDIGIYRGSHFNTLNGLDTVLELGRPPVDYDFSYEIDAPKQDIQHYIGAVHGHVDLGRDGTIRVEGRYGFQQNERAEFDADRIGGRDPLERASFELTLQTHTLDLKARTTPTAIAGGDGFAVVGVSGMLQRNLNTQVGYFIPNFRAYTGGVFARGEWVRGPLALEAGTRLDYRWLRAFPRVRAGGGETQRIITDYVGLTGVLGATYRFGTAWSLGANVATAWRPPSVNELYARGIHHGTAQYEVGDPNVGSERALEASLTLRHQTPTRELEFSSYVNRINDYLYLRPINDLIVTNRGVFPEFLYTQDTAVIVGFDGVVTQGLGRFTLGATVSVLRGTNLTRDEALLGMPADRLELSAGVDLGSWGVLRDVTAETSVDLVREQDRFPTRLDEDGVTVIPVDYVEPPEGYALLGFDLGGEIAMGPSVMRVSLSVDNLLDTRYRDYLSRYRYFALDPGRNVVLRLALPFGA; translated from the coding sequence ATGGTCGCTCTCTCCCGCTGCTTGGCGCTCACCGCGCTGGCAGCCCTCTCCCTACTCATCGCACATCCGGCCTTTGCGCAGGAACAAGAACGCCTACGTTCGTTCTCCGGCACCGTCCTCGATGCTGGGACGGGTGCGGCGCTGCCCGGCGTCAACGTGATCCTCGATGCAGAGCGCGGGCTCGGCGGGGCCACCGACAGAGACGGCCGCTTTGCCATCAGCGGGCTTCCCCCGGAAGCATTCATCGTCCGCTTCTCGTACATCGGCTACGAAGCTGACTCGATGCGCATTGACCTACAGCAGGAGAGCGTCCGAGCGCGGGTGACGCTCGACGCGGTCGCTGAAATCATCGCCGAGGTGATAGTGGAAGGCGAAACCGAGCTGCTGGAGCAGGGCGCGCAGGCCATTTCCATCCTCGACGCAGACGCCCTGGAAGACGCACGGGGACAGACGATTGGCGAGACCATCGGGGCGCTACCCGGCGTGACGACCCTCTCGACCGGCCCAAGCATCGTCAAGCCCGTCGTGCGCGGGCTGCACTCGGACCGCCTCGTGATCCTCAACAACGGCGTCCGACATGAGAGCCAGCAGTGGGGCGCGGAGCACGCGCCCGAGATCGATCCGTTTTCCCCAGATCGCATCGAGGTGATACGCGGTGCCGCCGGCGTCGAGCATGGCGTCGGGGCGATCGGTGGCGTCGTGCGCTTGGAGGAGGCGCCGCTCCCCACACAGGTCGGTGAGGTCAGCGGGCAGCTGTCGCTGCACTCGTTCTCGAACAGCCGTCAGGGCGTGGGATCACTCGAGATGGAGGGAGCGCCGCTGCCAGGCCTCGGTGTGCGCGTCCAGGGGAGCCTGCGCCGTGCCGGAGACGCCCACACCCCCGACTATGTCCTGGGCAACACGGCCTTCTTCGAGCGTGGAGCCAATGCCACCGTCGGCCTGGAGCGCGAGCGCTGGGGCGTCGAGGCGCACGGGAGCGTCTTCGCCACCGACATCGGTATCTACCGTGGCTCGCACTTCAATACGCTCAACGGACTCGACACCGTTCTCGAGCTCGGTCGCCCGCCTGTTGACTACGACTTTAGCTACGAGATCGACGCGCCGAAGCAGGACATCCAGCACTACATCGGGGCGGTCCACGGACATGTCGATCTCGGACGCGATGGCACGATCCGCGTCGAGGGCCGCTATGGCTTCCAGCAAAACGAGCGCGCCGAGTTCGACGCCGATCGCATCGGCGGGCGCGACCCGCTGGAGCGGGCCTCATTCGAACTCACCCTCCAGACCCACACCCTAGACCTCAAAGCGCGCACCACCCCCACAGCTATCGCAGGCGGCGACGGCTTCGCGGTCGTCGGCGTGAGCGGGATGCTCCAGCGCAACCTCAACACGCAGGTGGGCTACTTCATCCCCAACTTCCGCGCCTACACCGGCGGCGTGTTCGCCCGCGGTGAGTGGGTGCGAGGGCCGCTTGCCCTCGAAGCCGGGACCCGACTCGACTATCGTTGGCTGCGGGCGTTTCCCCGCGTACGGGCCGGCGGCGGCGAAACGCAGCGCATCATCACGGACTACGTGGGCCTGACGGGCGTGCTCGGTGCCACCTATCGGTTCGGGACGGCCTGGAGCCTCGGTGCCAACGTCGCCACGGCATGGCGTCCCCCGAGCGTCAACGAGCTCTACGCGCGGGGCATTCACCATGGCACGGCTCAGTACGAGGTCGGCGATCCCAACGTCGGATCGGAGCGGGCGCTCGAAGCAAGCCTCACGCTGCGTCATCAGACACCCACGCGCGAACTGGAATTCAGCAGCTACGTCAACCGCATCAACGACTACCTGTACCTGCGCCCCATCAACGACCTGATCGTCACCAACCGAGGCGTCTTCCCCGAATTCCTCTACACGCAAGACACGGCCGTGATCGTCGGCTTCGACGGCGTCGTCACGCAGGGATTGGGCCGCTTCACTCTCGGTGCAACGGTCTCGGTCCTGCGCGGCACCAACCTCACGCGGGACGAGGCGCTCCTCGGCATGCCCGCCGACCGGCTCGAACTCTCCGCCGGCGTGGACCTCGGGAGTTGGGGGGTCCTGCGCGACGTGACTGCAGAGACGAGCGTCGACCTCGTCCGCGAGCAAGACCGCTTCCCCACTCGCCTGGACGAGGATGGCGTCACCGTGATCCCCGTGGACTACGTCGAGCCGCCTGAGGGCTACGCGCTGCTCGGCTTCGACCTCGGTGGCGAGATCGCCATGGGGCCGTCGGTGATGCGCGTCAGCCTCAGCGTCGACAACCTCCTCGACACCCGCTACCGCGACTATCTGAGTCGCTACCGCTATTTCGCACTGGACCCGGGACGCAACGTCGTCCTGCGTCTGGCGCTTCCATTCGGAGCCTGA
- a CDS encoding DUF3299 domain-containing protein produces MRAFLLLLVVLALGALPAQAQQAISWDTLAQVELQRQDGRYVPNFAPEVDGLNGEEVAIQGFIFPIQQTLEQTHFILIAFPLADCFYCLPGASESMIEVKTSQPVDFTYDPITITGTLEVLESDPMGMYYRLTDARQGS; encoded by the coding sequence ATGCGTGCCTTTCTGCTCCTCCTCGTTGTGCTAGCGCTGGGCGCACTGCCTGCACAGGCCCAACAAGCCATCAGCTGGGATACGCTTGCGCAGGTCGAACTGCAGCGGCAGGACGGACGCTACGTCCCCAACTTCGCGCCGGAGGTCGACGGCCTCAACGGTGAGGAGGTGGCCATCCAGGGCTTCATCTTTCCGATTCAGCAGACCCTGGAGCAGACCCACTTCATCCTGATCGCCTTCCCGCTCGCGGACTGCTTCTACTGCCTGCCGGGCGCCTCGGAGTCGATGATCGAGGTCAAGACCTCGCAGCCGGTCGACTTCACCTACGACCCGATCACGATCACGGGCACGCTTGAAGTGCTGGAGTCGGACCCGATGGGGATGTACTATCGCCTCACCGACGCGCGGCAGGGCTCCTGA
- a CDS encoding aldo/keto reductase translates to MADATTASSTALVPRAFGRTSLTVSALGYGAGQIGDARLPDGDVELLLNTVLDAGVALIDTARGYGLSEERIGRFLSRRRDAFVLSTKIGYGIEGLPDWTPETIRRGIEEARQRLQSDVLDIVHLHSCPAETLRSAGVVEALNEAVEAGTVRVAAYSGENDDLAYALESKAFGSLQTSLNVFDQRDIESTVAEARTRGLGVIAKRPVGNAPWRFAERPDGHYAEVYWDRMSAMGLDLGADWQDVALRFAVYHTGAHACIVGTTNAAHLQQNVEIVKRGPLPEAMVAQLRTAFAPHAAVWDGQV, encoded by the coding sequence ATGGCAGACGCGACCACGGCGAGTAGCACAGCGCTGGTCCCTCGCGCCTTCGGACGGACCAGCCTGACCGTCTCGGCCCTCGGCTATGGCGCTGGGCAGATCGGCGACGCGCGCCTGCCGGACGGTGACGTCGAGCTGCTCCTGAACACCGTCCTCGACGCAGGCGTGGCGCTCATCGACACGGCGCGGGGCTACGGGCTGTCAGAGGAGCGGATCGGGCGCTTCCTGTCGCGCCGCCGCGACGCCTTCGTTCTCTCAACGAAGATCGGCTACGGGATCGAGGGTTTACCCGACTGGACGCCGGAGACGATCCGCCGCGGTATTGAAGAGGCGCGTCAGCGGCTACAGAGCGATGTGCTCGACATCGTGCACTTGCACTCGTGCCCGGCCGAGACGCTGCGCAGCGCTGGCGTTGTGGAGGCGCTCAATGAGGCCGTCGAGGCTGGAACTGTCCGTGTGGCGGCCTACTCCGGCGAAAACGACGACCTCGCCTACGCGCTCGAAAGCAAGGCCTTCGGGAGCCTGCAGACGTCGCTCAACGTGTTCGACCAGCGCGACATCGAGAGCACGGTGGCCGAGGCGCGCACCCGCGGCCTGGGCGTGATCGCCAAGCGCCCCGTCGGCAACGCCCCGTGGCGGTTTGCCGAGCGGCCCGACGGACACTACGCCGAGGTCTACTGGGACCGCATGAGCGCCATGGGCCTCGACCTTGGTGCCGACTGGCAAGACGTGGCGCTGCGCTTTGCGGTCTACCACACGGGTGCCCATGCCTGCATCGTCGGGACGACCAACGCCGCGCACCTCCAGCAGAACGTCGAGATCGTGAAGCGCGGTCCGCTGCCGGAGGCCATGGTGGCGCAGCTTCGCACGGCGTTTGCGCCGCACGCCGCAGTGTGGGACGGCCAGGTCTAG